The proteins below come from a single Polynucleobacter sp. MWH-UH23A genomic window:
- the rpsE gene encoding 30S ribosomal protein S5, with protein MAKMQAKMQNEERDDGLREKMIAVNRVTKVVKGGRILGFAALTVVGDGDGRIGMGKGKSKEVPVAVQKAMDEARRKMIKVPLRKGTLQHSVIGQHGASRVLISPAKDGTGVIAGGPMRAIFDVMGVTNVVAKSLGSTNPYNMVRATIDGLSKMSTPAEIAAKRGKSVEEILG; from the coding sequence ATGGCAAAAATGCAAGCTAAGATGCAAAACGAAGAGCGTGATGATGGTCTTCGCGAGAAGATGATTGCTGTTAATCGTGTAACTAAAGTGGTTAAGGGTGGTCGTATTCTCGGCTTCGCTGCGCTCACTGTAGTTGGCGATGGTGATGGCCGCATCGGTATGGGTAAGGGCAAGTCAAAAGAAGTTCCAGTTGCTGTTCAAAAAGCAATGGACGAAGCTCGCCGCAAGATGATCAAGGTGCCTTTGCGTAAAGGTACATTGCAGCATTCAGTGATTGGTCAACATGGCGCTTCACGCGTTTTGATCTCTCCAGCTAAAGACGGTACTGGCGTTATTGCTGGTGGCCCAATGCGCGCTATTTTTGATGTGATGGGTGTAACAAACGTTGTAGCAAAGTCACTTGGCTCAACAAACCCTTACAACATGGTTCGTGCAACGATTGATGGTTTAAGCAAGATGAGTACTCCTGCTGAGATTGCTGCCAAGCGCGGTAAGTCAGTTGAAGAGATTCTCGGCTAA
- the rpmC gene encoding 50S ribosomal protein L29: protein MKNKELAAKDLTALNAELTELLKTNFKLRMQKGTQQLTNTSQLGKTKRDIARVKTFIAQKTAQK from the coding sequence ATGAAAAATAAAGAATTAGCAGCGAAAGATCTGACTGCCTTAAATGCAGAATTGACAGAGCTCTTAAAGACTAACTTTAAGCTCCGTATGCAAAAGGGTACTCAGCAACTGACCAATACCAGCCAATTGGGTAAAACGAAGCGCGATATTGCTCGCGTGAAGACGTTTATTGCTCAAAAGACTGCTCAGAAATAA
- the rplE gene encoding 50S ribosomal protein L5 has translation MSTRFQEHYQAKVVADLIAKFGYKSVMEVPRITKVTLNMGLGEAVNDKKVIENAVGDLTKVAGQKPVVTKAKKAIAGFKIRQGYPIGAMVTLRGQRMYEFLDRFVTVALPRVRDFRGISGKAFDGRGNYNIGVKEQIIFPEIEYDKIDALRGLNISITTTAKTDEEAKALLAAFKFPFRN, from the coding sequence ATGAGCACACGTTTTCAAGAGCACTATCAAGCTAAAGTTGTTGCAGATTTGATCGCTAAGTTTGGTTACAAGTCTGTAATGGAAGTTCCACGCATCACCAAGGTGACCCTCAATATGGGCTTGGGCGAAGCAGTGAACGATAAAAAAGTTATCGAAAATGCAGTTGGCGATTTAACTAAAGTTGCAGGCCAAAAGCCAGTTGTAACAAAAGCTAAAAAAGCGATTGCAGGTTTCAAAATTCGTCAAGGCTACCCAATTGGTGCCATGGTGACATTGCGTGGTCAACGCATGTACGAATTTTTAGATCGTTTTGTAACTGTTGCTTTGCCACGCGTACGTGACTTCCGCGGTATTTCTGGTAAAGCATTTGACGGCCGCGGTAACTACAACATCGGCGTTAAAGAACAGATTATTTTCCCTGAAATCGAATACGACAAGATTGATGCCCTCCGTGGTCTCAACATCAGTATTACGACGACTGCTAAGACTGACGAAGAAGCAAAAGCTTTGTTGGCGGCATTCAAATTCCCTTTCCGTAATTAA
- the rpsH gene encoding 30S ribosomal protein S8 encodes MSISDPIADMLTRIRNAQAVQKPLVTMPSSKVKVAIAKVLQDEGYIESFEIKGEAAKPVLHIDLKYYAGRPVIERIDRVSTPSLRIYKGRHDIPEVMNGLGIAIISTPQGVMTDRKARATGVGGEVICYVA; translated from the coding sequence ATGAGTATCAGCGATCCAATCGCCGACATGTTGACCCGGATCCGCAATGCGCAAGCAGTGCAGAAGCCTTTGGTCACAATGCCGTCGTCAAAAGTTAAAGTAGCCATCGCAAAGGTATTGCAAGACGAAGGCTATATCGAGAGTTTTGAAATCAAAGGTGAAGCAGCTAAGCCAGTGCTCCACATTGATCTCAAATACTATGCAGGCCGTCCTGTTATCGAGCGTATCGACCGTGTATCAACACCAAGCCTACGTATCTATAAAGGCCGCCATGACATTCCAGAAGTTATGAATGGCTTGGGCATTGCAATTATTTCAACCCCTCAAGGCGTAATGACAGACCGTAAAGCACGTGCAACAGGCGTGGGCGGCGAAGTTATTTGCTACGTAGCCTAA
- the rpsQ gene encoding 30S ribosomal protein S17, which produces MTELSKPLRRTLVGRVVSDKMQKTVTVLVERQVKHPVIGKYVGQSKKYHAHDEAGTYKMGDTVEIAESKPISRTKSWVVTRLVQASKGI; this is translated from the coding sequence ATGACAGAATTATCTAAACCCTTGCGCCGTACCCTCGTGGGCCGCGTTGTTAGCGACAAAATGCAAAAAACTGTGACCGTGTTGGTTGAGCGTCAAGTTAAGCATCCAGTGATTGGTAAGTATGTTGGCCAGTCGAAAAAGTACCATGCTCATGACGAAGCAGGCACATACAAGATGGGTGATACCGTTGAAATTGCTGAATCTAAGCCAATTTCACGTACTAAATCTTGGGTTGTGACCCGTTTGGTTCAGGCTTCAAAGGGTATTTAA
- the rpmD gene encoding 50S ribosomal protein L30, with amino-acid sequence MTKSNSKVKLQLVRSLIGTRESHRATVRGLGLGRINSVSELEDTPAVRGMINKVSYLVKVIG; translated from the coding sequence ATGACAAAATCAAACTCCAAAGTCAAACTGCAATTAGTGCGCAGCTTGATTGGTACACGCGAAAGCCACCGTGCAACGGTACGTGGTTTAGGTCTTGGTCGCATCAACTCAGTTTCCGAGTTGGAAGACACCCCAGCTGTTCGCGGCATGATTAATAAAGTTTCTTATCTAGTGAAAGTCATTGGCTAA
- the rplR gene encoding 50S ribosomal protein L18 — protein sequence MNKDESRQRRARQTRIRIAEAQANRLTVIRSNSHISAQVYSPCGTKVVAAASTMEKDLRQAIKNGGNAEAAKQIGKLVAERAVKAGVVDVAFDRSGHRYHGRIKALAEAAREAGLKF from the coding sequence ATGAATAAAGACGAATCTAGACAAAGACGCGCTCGGCAGACTCGTATTCGCATTGCCGAAGCTCAGGCAAATCGCTTAACAGTTATCCGTAGCAATTCGCATATTTCTGCACAGGTTTATAGCCCATGCGGAACCAAAGTTGTCGCAGCTGCTTCAACAATGGAAAAAGATTTGCGCCAAGCAATCAAAAACGGCGGTAACGCTGAAGCAGCTAAACAAATCGGCAAGTTAGTTGCTGAGCGTGCCGTTAAGGCGGGCGTTGTGGATGTTGCTTTTGATCGCTCTGGTCATCGCTACCACGGCCGTATTAAGGCCTTAGCTGAAGCTGCGCGTGAAGCCGGCTTGAAGTTCTAA
- the rplN gene encoding 50S ribosomal protein L14, with product MIQTESRLQVADNTGASEVLCIKVLGGSKRRYASIGDVIKVTVKSAAPRGRVKKGDIYNAVVVRTAKGVRRPDGSLIKFDDNAAVLLNAKLEPIGTRIFGPVTRELRTEKFMKIVSLAPEVI from the coding sequence ATGATACAAACCGAAAGTAGATTGCAGGTTGCCGATAACACAGGCGCCAGTGAAGTGTTGTGCATCAAGGTATTGGGCGGCTCTAAGCGTCGTTACGCCAGTATTGGTGATGTAATCAAAGTCACTGTGAAGTCAGCTGCTCCACGCGGCCGTGTAAAAAAAGGTGATATTTATAACGCTGTTGTTGTTAGAACAGCTAAGGGTGTACGCCGTCCAGACGGTTCATTGATTAAGTTCGATGACAACGCTGCGGTATTGCTCAACGCTAAGTTAGAGCCAATTGGCACACGTATCTTTGGACCTGTCACACGCGAATTGCGTACTGAGAAGTTCATGAAGATCGTTTCTCTTGCCCCCGAAGTAATTTAA
- the rpsC gene encoding 30S ribosomal protein S3, producing the protein MGQKINPTGFRLAVTKNWTSRWYANNTDFAKMLKEDVDVRSYLKKKLKNASVSKVVIERPAKNARITIYSSRPGVVIGKKGEDIEVLRRELQKRMGVPVHVNIEEIRKPEVDAQLIADSITQQLEKRIMFRRAMKRAMQNAMRLGAQGIKIMSSGRLNGAEIARREWYREGRVPLHTLKADIDYATSEAETTYGIIGVKVWVYKGDTLGRGAEAQVAAPAAEPAAEEKKTRRAPSKTAARKPAAGADKPLVAAKPAVKRVRKVETPAADAQKSGE; encoded by the coding sequence ATGGGCCAAAAAATTAACCCTACCGGATTCCGACTCGCGGTAACGAAGAATTGGACATCACGTTGGTATGCAAACAATACTGACTTCGCAAAGATGCTGAAAGAGGACGTAGATGTTCGCAGCTATTTGAAGAAGAAGTTAAAGAATGCATCTGTTAGCAAGGTTGTGATTGAGCGTCCTGCGAAGAACGCACGCATCACTATCTATAGCTCACGTCCTGGCGTTGTGATTGGTAAAAAGGGCGAAGATATTGAAGTTCTCCGTCGTGAATTACAAAAGCGTATGGGCGTTCCAGTTCACGTCAACATCGAAGAAATCCGTAAGCCAGAAGTTGACGCACAATTAATCGCTGACTCTATCACTCAACAGTTAGAGAAGCGCATTATGTTCCGCCGTGCCATGAAGCGTGCTATGCAAAACGCAATGCGTCTTGGTGCACAAGGCATCAAGATTATGTCTTCTGGTCGTTTGAATGGCGCAGAAATTGCACGTCGCGAATGGTATCGTGAAGGTCGCGTTCCACTTCATACATTGAAGGCGGATATTGATTACGCAACATCAGAAGCTGAAACTACATACGGCATCATCGGTGTAAAAGTTTGGGTTTACAAAGGTGACACATTGGGTCGCGGTGCAGAAGCTCAGGTAGCTGCTCCAGCTGCTGAACCTGCTGCAGAAGAAAAGAAAACTCGTCGTGCTCCAAGCAAAACAGCTGCTCGTAAACCAGCTGCTGGTGCTGACAAGCCATTAGTTGCTGCTAAGCCAGCAGTAAAGCGCGTGCGTAAGGTTGAAACACCTGCCGCTGATGCGCAGAAGTCAGGAGAGTAA
- the rplV gene encoding 50S ribosomal protein L22 — MMEVKAIHKGARISAQKTRLVADQIRGLPIARALNILNFSPKKAAFIVKKVVESAIANAEHNKGADIDELKVSAVIVDKATSLKRFTARAKGRGNQIEKQTCHISVTLSN, encoded by the coding sequence ATGATGGAAGTTAAAGCTATTCACAAGGGTGCCCGCATTTCAGCGCAAAAGACACGTTTGGTCGCTGACCAAATCCGTGGTTTGCCGATTGCTCGCGCATTAAACATTTTGAACTTCAGCCCCAAAAAAGCTGCCTTCATTGTGAAAAAAGTAGTTGAGTCAGCGATCGCAAATGCTGAACACAACAAAGGTGCTGACATTGATGAGCTCAAGGTATCAGCGGTCATCGTTGATAAGGCAACATCCTTAAAGCGCTTCACAGCGCGCGCTAAGGGTCGTGGCAATCAAATTGAAAAACAAACTTGTCACATTAGCGTGACCTTGAGTAACTAA
- the rplB gene encoding 50S ribosomal protein L2 — protein MPLMKTKPTSPGRRSMVKVVNPDLHKGKPFAPLLEPQFQKAGRNNNGHITTRHKGGGHKHHYRVVDFKRNDKDGIPAKVERLEYDPNRSANIALIVFSDGERRYIPAAKGMTVGQAIMNGSEAPIKSGNNLPIRNIPVGSTIHCVEILPGKGAQVARSAGGSAVLLAREGVYAQVRLRSGEVRRVLIECRATIGEVGNEEHSLRQIGKAGANRWRGIRPTVRGVAMNPVDHPHGGGEGRTGEGRVPVSPWGTPTKGYRTRRNKRTTSMIVQRRQKR, from the coding sequence ATGCCTTTGATGAAAACTAAACCGACCTCGCCAGGTCGTCGCTCAATGGTCAAGGTGGTTAATCCCGACCTCCATAAAGGTAAGCCTTTTGCACCATTGTTAGAGCCGCAGTTTCAAAAAGCGGGTCGTAACAACAACGGCCACATTACTACTCGTCATAAAGGTGGTGGTCATAAGCATCACTATCGTGTTGTTGACTTTAAGCGCAACGACAAAGATGGTATTCCAGCAAAAGTTGAACGCTTGGAATATGATCCAAACCGCAGTGCAAATATTGCATTGATCGTGTTTTCTGATGGTGAGCGTCGCTACATCCCAGCTGCTAAAGGTATGACTGTTGGCCAGGCAATCATGAATGGCTCTGAAGCGCCAATCAAGTCTGGTAACAATTTGCCAATTCGTAACATTCCAGTTGGTAGCACTATTCACTGCGTAGAAATTCTCCCAGGCAAAGGTGCTCAGGTTGCTCGTTCTGCTGGTGGTTCAGCAGTATTGTTGGCGCGTGAGGGTGTTTACGCTCAAGTACGTTTGCGCTCTGGCGAAGTTCGCCGTGTGTTGATAGAGTGCCGCGCCACTATTGGTGAAGTTGGTAACGAAGAGCACAGCTTGCGTCAAATTGGTAAAGCAGGTGCAAATCGCTGGCGTGGTATTCGCCCAACCGTTCGCGGTGTGGCAATGAACCCAGTAGATCACCCACACGGTGGTGGTGAAGGTAGAACTGGCGAAGGCCGTGTACCTGTATCTCCATGGGGCACCCCAACCAAAGGTTATCGCACACGTCGCAATAAGCGCACAACTTCGATGATCGTTCAACGTCGTCAAAAACGTTAA
- the rplO gene encoding 50S ribosomal protein L15, whose protein sequence is MQLNTLKPAEGSKKARRRVGRGIGSGLGKTAGRGHKGQKSRSGGFHKVGFEGGQMPMYRRLPKRGFVSLTRRHVGQITLNDLAKINLPEVDLLVLKAHGFAGEQINAVKVIKTGELKIAVTLKGITATAGAKAAIEAAGGKLVELA, encoded by the coding sequence ATGCAACTCAATACACTCAAACCCGCAGAAGGCTCTAAGAAGGCACGTCGTCGCGTAGGTCGCGGCATTGGCTCTGGTCTTGGTAAAACTGCTGGCCGTGGTCACAAAGGTCAAAAATCCCGTTCTGGTGGTTTCCACAAAGTTGGATTCGAAGGCGGTCAGATGCCTATGTATCGTCGTTTGCCAAAACGCGGTTTCGTATCCTTGACACGTCGTCATGTTGGTCAAATTACATTGAACGACTTAGCAAAAATCAATTTGCCTGAAGTTGACCTCTTGGTTTTAAAAGCTCATGGTTTTGCTGGTGAGCAAATCAATGCAGTGAAAGTCATTAAAACTGGCGAACTCAAAATTGCTGTAACCCTCAAGGGTATTACAGCTACTGCTGGCGCAAAAGCAGCGATTGAAGCAGCTGGTGGCAAATTAGTTGAGTTGGCTTAA
- the rpsS gene encoding 30S ribosomal protein S19 — MTRSAKKGPFCDASLVKKVEVAQANKDKKPIKTWSRRSTILPDFIGLTIAVHNGRQHVPVYVSENMVGHKLGEFALTRTFKGHAADKKVTKK; from the coding sequence ATGACACGTTCAGCTAAAAAAGGCCCATTCTGCGACGCCAGCTTAGTAAAAAAAGTTGAAGTTGCACAAGCCAATAAGGACAAAAAGCCGATCAAAACTTGGTCACGCCGTTCAACAATCCTCCCAGACTTCATTGGTCTGACGATTGCTGTGCATAACGGTCGCCAACACGTTCCGGTTTATGTATCAGAAAACATGGTGGGTCATAAGTTAGGCGAGTTCGCCTTGACCCGTACTTTCAAAGGTCACGCTGCTGACAAGAAAGTAACGAAGAAGTAA
- the rplX gene encoding 50S ribosomal protein L24, which translates to MNKIRKGDSVVLLTGRDKGKQGTVTAVLDDKLVIEGVNVYKKSVKPNPAAGVTGGLIDKTMPVHISNVALVDGNGKPSRVGIKLVDGKKQRFLKTTGATLSA; encoded by the coding sequence ATGAATAAGATTCGTAAAGGTGATTCCGTCGTTCTATTGACTGGCCGTGATAAAGGCAAGCAAGGAACTGTAACGGCTGTTCTCGATGACAAACTCGTTATCGAAGGCGTAAATGTTTACAAGAAGAGTGTTAAACCTAATCCAGCTGCTGGTGTTACCGGTGGCTTGATTGATAAGACTATGCCCGTTCACATTTCTAATGTGGCTTTGGTTGACGGTAACGGCAAGCCATCACGTGTTGGTATAAAGCTCGTTGATGGCAAAAAGCAGCGTTTCCTCAAAACCACTGGTGCAACATTGAGCGCATAA
- the rplF gene encoding 50S ribosomal protein L6: MSRVGKSPITVPKGAEISINGANITVKGPLGTLTHNLHPSVGLKQEDGVLTVVLNNDSPEAGAQSGTARALVNNMVVGVTTGFERKLSLVGVGYRAQAQGETLKLQLGFSHDIIYNLPKGVKAETPSQTEIIIKGSNKQQVGQVAAEVRAYRSPEPYKGKGVRYVDEVVHLKETKKK; encoded by the coding sequence ATGTCCCGCGTAGGTAAATCACCCATTACAGTTCCGAAGGGCGCTGAAATCAGCATCAACGGTGCAAACATTACTGTTAAGGGCCCATTGGGTACATTGACACATAACTTGCATCCTTCTGTTGGTTTGAAACAAGAAGATGGTGTACTGACAGTTGTTTTGAATAACGACTCACCAGAAGCTGGTGCTCAGTCAGGTACAGCACGCGCATTGGTTAACAACATGGTTGTTGGCGTAACTACTGGCTTTGAGCGCAAGCTTAGCTTGGTAGGCGTTGGTTACCGTGCTCAAGCTCAAGGCGAAACATTGAAGTTGCAGTTGGGTTTTTCTCACGACATCATTTACAACCTGCCAAAGGGTGTGAAGGCTGAGACTCCATCGCAAACTGAAATCATTATCAAAGGCTCCAACAAGCAACAAGTTGGCCAGGTTGCAGCAGAAGTTCGCGCATACCGTTCACCAGAGCCATACAAAGGCAAGGGTGTTCGCTACGTGGATGAGGTTGTGCATCTGAAAGAAACTAAGAAGAAGTAA
- the rpsN gene encoding 30S ribosomal protein S14 encodes MAKVSLIERENKRAKTVEKYAAKRAELKAIIADQSRSDEERYEARLKLQALPRNASPIRQRNRCSLTGRPRGTFRKFGLARGKIREIAFRGEIPGLTKASW; translated from the coding sequence GTGGCAAAAGTATCCCTAATTGAGCGCGAAAATAAGCGCGCAAAAACAGTAGAGAAGTACGCTGCTAAGCGTGCCGAACTCAAGGCAATCATTGCTGATCAATCACGCAGTGATGAAGAGCGTTATGAAGCTCGTTTGAAGCTCCAGGCTCTCCCACGTAACGCAAGCCCGATTCGTCAAAGAAATCGTTGTTCATTAACCGGTCGTCCACGTGGCACATTCCGTAAATTCGGCTTGGCTCGCGGCAAGATTCGTGAAATCGCCTTCCGTGGCGAAATCCCCGGTTTAACCAAGGCCAGCTGGTAA
- the rplP gene encoding 50S ribosomal protein L16, protein MLQPKRRKYRKEQKGRNTGVATRGSSVAFGDFGLKAVGRGRLTARQIESARRAMTRHIKRGGRIWIRIFPDKPISQKPAEVRMGNGKGNPEYYVAEIQPGKVLYEMDGVDEQLAREAFKLAAAKLPLQTTFVIRHLG, encoded by the coding sequence ATGCTACAACCAAAGCGTCGCAAGTATCGTAAGGAACAAAAAGGCCGTAACACTGGCGTGGCAACACGCGGTAGTTCTGTAGCCTTTGGTGACTTTGGATTGAAGGCCGTTGGTCGTGGACGTTTAACTGCTCGTCAAATCGAGTCAGCACGTCGCGCAATGACCCGTCACATTAAACGTGGTGGCCGTATTTGGATTCGTATTTTCCCAGATAAGCCAATTTCACAAAAACCTGCTGAAGTACGTATGGGTAACGGTAAAGGTAACCCAGAGTACTACGTAGCTGAAATTCAACCAGGTAAAGTGCTTTACGAGATGGATGGTGTGGATGAGCAATTGGCGCGCGAAGCTTTCAAGCTTGCCGCAGCTAAGTTGCCTTTACAGACTACCTTCGTGATTCGCCACTTAGGTTGA